The genomic segment ATCGTTTGTGTGTTGTCAAGCGATGGCCATGGTGCGCCCTTGGCATGGAGACTAGCCAACCGTGCAAGCTTAGCAGGTGGCATGAAGGACGCGATGCTCCTTGGGTTGCGCAGCTTGAACGTGACCTACTGACAAAGGGAATTGGCAGGTCATGTTTGGCTGAGGATGACACCGCTTAAGGTCAGGGCGGCGGCAAGATACTGTGTTGGGGTGAGGGTTTCGCCAAGTACGAACTGCCCCATGAGGACGGCAAACACAGGGATGAGGTTGGTGAAGGCGGCAGCCCTGCTTGCTGGGATGCGGCTGACAGCCATGTTATAGAGGCTGTACCCGACAAGGGTGACAAAAACACCGAGGTAGATGATGGCTAAGGCCGGGGTCATCAGAGGGACATCCGGGCTAACGGTGGAAGGAAAGGCGATGGCCAGGGGCAGGAAGAAAGCGATGCCGATATAGGCTTGCATGGCGGTCAAAACGAGCGGGGGGTAGCGGAGACAGAGACGCTTGAAAAGGACCGTATATCCTGCCACCGAGGCCACTGCGAGGAACTCTAACAAGTTGCCAAAGGCTGGGGCCGGGGCCGATTCGGTAGCTGCTCCCGCAAGAGACAGCCAGATCGCTCCAGCGATGGCCAAGGCGAAGCCAAAGGCAGCTCGTGAGGTGATCTTTTCCTTGAGCAGTAATACTGCCGCACCTGCGACCATGAGGGGCTGTGTGGAAAAGATCATGCCAGCCTGGGAGGCGGAAGTATAAGTCAGCGCCAAGGTCTCGCATACGAAGCAGATACATGGCTGGAGCAGGGCCATAAGGAACAACCATTTCCAGTCGCCGGGCAAGTAACGCACGTTCCCACGCCAACCCTTGAGTAGGGGCAGGAAACACAAACCGGCCACGACCATGCGTCCAAAGACCACAGCCATGGGGTGAAACCCCTTAAGGGCGTACTTCAAGGCGACGAACGAACTCGCCCAGATAAGCATAGCTAGGACAAGCTTGGCCAACGCTGCCCAGGAATTGGATGCCAATGTCATTTCTCCATGAGAAGGATTTGACTTAATCCCCTGCCTGCCCAGGCTGCAAATATCAAGCTCAGTGGTCAAGCCTCTCGCATCGAGACGTGGGAGAGAGCGCCGCGTCCCGAACGCGGAGACCGGACACCACCCAAGCCCAGGAGAACTGAAGGACTTTGCTTGTCCTGTCCAGCACAGCAGGACGCACGGCATGATACGCAGTACAGGGCGCTTCTGTGGTGTCAGCGCCTCGGCATCATGCAGTGCGCGGAGGATTGCTTGACTTCGCCCCGAGGTTGCAGGCATGGTGCATCGTCACAAGGCACACCTACAGGACGTCACGGCACCACCACACAGGGCGAGGCCCCCGGCACGGGGTAACTGTGGGCAAAAAAGAGGTCGATATTGCCCTTTCACATTTCGACGGCAAAACTCGTGGCAACCCAGCAGGGCGAGACTCAACCCGCCGAGCTTGACCACGGGGCAACTTTCGGCCACAGGAAGGGCAGGGGGCAGGGCTGATCCTGGTCCCCTAAACTGGTACACCGAGGCATCCAGGGTAGGGAAGCAAGCTCAAGGATACCAGCGAGTTACACTAAGGGATAGGGCGGGGGGACCGCCCTCTGACGATCAGAGGTAGTCCCCCCGGTTGAACTTGACCCTTTCCGTGGCGGCCAGGATCTCCAGTTCGTCCGCGATGGGCTTGAGTCCCGGATCGTCCTGGGCCATTTCCTTGACCCGGCCGGTCTCGGCCTCGATGTCCTGGAGCGCGGCCTCGGCCTGCTTCAGGCTGCCCCCGGACCCGAGACCGGCGGCATAGTTTTCCCACCGGTCCATGAGCCCGTCCAGGGAGGCGGCGGCGTCGGCCGACCCCTCGCCCGTCTTCGCGGTCGCCGCGACCTCCTCGGTCCCGAAGACCCGTCCGACCAGGGGCGGCAAGATCGGGGCGGCAGGCTTCGCCTGTGATCCCGAGGTCTTGGACACCTCCTGATCGAGCAGGCCCGCGAAGCCTTCGGCGGTGCGCGCGGCCTTGTCCGGCCTGGTCTGTTCGACCTGCCGGACTCCCTCGATGGAGTCAGGATGAATCTTCATCGTGTCACCTCATCCTGTTTTCGGCCATTTCTGCAAGGACTTTGCCAACCAGGGGTGTTTTTGCAATGTGCTGAAAATGCGCCTTTTTTTATTCAGCCCGCCGGAAGAATCTGCCGCCGCTTCCGGGGGGTGGAGAAAAGCCTAGCCCAGGCCGGGGGTCTTGTCTATCCGGCCCGTTTCTGTCATGCATCTCTTAGAAAGCACTCACAATGCGCATAATCCGCCCTGGCGGAAGAGGAGGTAGGGATCATGGCGAGCATCAAGAAGATTCTTTGCGCGGTGGACTTCTCCGAGCACAGCCCGATGGTCGCGGACTACGCCAAGACCATGGCCAAGGCCCTGGACGCCTCGGTGATCTGCCTGTACGTGGCCCCCTCGCTCAGCCAGTACGTGGGTTTCCACGTGCCGCCGAGCTCCATCGAGAACTTCGTCGGGGAGATCGTCTCCGGCGCGGACACCACCATGTCCGCCTTCCTGGCCGAGAACTTCGCGGGCGTTCCCGTGGAAGGCCGCGTGGTCACCGGCTACGCCGCCGAGGAAGTCCTGAACCTGGCCGAGGAGCATGGCGTGGACTGCATCATCATGGGCACCCACGGCCGCCGCGGCATCGACCGCATCCTCTTCGGCTCGGTGGCCGAGAAGGTGGTCAAGTCGGCCAAGTGCCCGGTGCTGACCATTCGGCCCAAGGTCGGCGCCGCCGCCTGATCCGCTTGACCCGCAACGCGCACGACGTTGGAAGGGGGACGGCCTCGGCCGTCCCCTTTGTCTGCAACATCGGAACGAGATCATGAGCACACGCCGCCTCCGTCCGGAAATCCAGGACTTCAAGCCCTACGTCCCGGGCCTCTCCATCGACGAGATCAAGGCCCGCTACGGCCTGACCCGCGTGGTCAAGCTGGCCAGCAACGAGAACCCCCTGGGCACGTCGCCCCTGGCCCGCAAGGCCGCCGAGCGCGCCGCCGCCCTGGGCTTCCGCTACCCCCAGAACCACAACCCCGCCCTGGTGGCGGCCATCGCCGCCCGCCTGGGCGCGCCGGTGGAGAGCGTGGTGGCGGGCCACGGCTCGGACGAGATGATCGACCTCCTGCTGCGCGTGGTCGGCCGCGACGGCGACCACGTGCTCTGCTGGAGCCACGCCTTCAGCATGTACCGGCTCACGGCCAAGCTCTGCGGCCTGGAGTGCCGCGAGGTGCCTCGCGACCCGGACGCGCCCCTGCCGCTGGAGGCCCTGGCCCGGGCAGCGGACGAGAAAACCGCCGTGGTCTTCGTCACCAGCCCGGACAATCCCACGGGCCGCGCCGCCCGGCTGGACGAGCTGCGCGCCCTGGCCGACCGCCTGCCCGAGGACACGATCCTGGCCGTGGACGAGGCCTACGTGGACTTCGCCCGGCCCCTGGAGGAGCACAGCGGCCTGCCGCTGGCCCTGGAGCGCGACAACGTCATCGCCCTGCGGACCTTTTCCAAGGCCTACGGACTGGCCGGGTTCCGCCTGGGTTTCGGGGTCATGCCGCCCTGGCTGGCCCAGGCCATGACCCGCGCGCGCATCCCCTTCACCATCGGAGTGCTGGACGAGGCCGCGGGCATCGCCGGACTCACCGACGACGCCTTCCTGGCCGCCACCCTGGAGACCGTGCACACGGGCATCGACCGGCTCGCCGCCGGGCTGACGGAACTGGGCTGCGCCGTGGGCCCGAGCCAGGCCAACTTCCTCATGTTCACTCCGCCGCGCCCGGGTCAGGACGTCTTCCAGGGCCTGCTGGAGCGCGGGGTCATCGTCCGGCCCCTGGCGAGCTTCGGCCTGCCGGAGCGCATCCGCGTGAGCGTGGGCACGGAGGAGGAGAATGAAATCTTCCTGCGCGAGCTGGCCGGGGTGCTGCATGGCTGAGCCGGTCATCGTCACCCTGGACGGCCCGGCCGGGGTCGGCAAGTCCACCCTGGCCAAGATGCTGGCGGGCCGCCTGGGGCTGGCCTACCTGGACACCGGGGCCATGTTCCGGGCAGTGGGCTTTTTGCTCGGCCCGGGCTCCTGGGACTGGCCCGAGGAACGGCTGGCCGCCCGTCTGGAGGGCTTCCGCTTCGGACTGGAGGGGGCGGGCGCGCGGACCCGGCTCACGGTGGACGGCCGCGCCCTGGGCCCGGAAATCCGCACCGAGGACGTGGGCATGTGGGCCTCCAACGTGGCCAAGCTGCCGGTGGTCCGCGCCTTTCTCAAGAAGGCCCAGCAGGACCTGGCCCGGGGCACGTCCCTGGTGGCCGAGGGCCGGGACATGGGCAGCGTGGTCTTCCCGGCCGCACGGCACAAGTTCTTCCTGGACGCGGACCCGGCCGAGCGCGCCCGGCGGCGCTTTCTTCAGCTCCAGGAACTGGGCCGACCGGCGGACCTGGCCGAACTCACGGCCCAGATCGAGGCCCGCGACCGCCAGGACCGCACCCGCGCCGAGGCCCCGCTCAAACCCGCGCCCGACGCCCTGATCGTGGACACCACCGACCTGGACCTGGAAGAGGTCTTCGAACACATCCTGGAAGCGATCATCACGAAGGCGGATTGAGAAATGCCCGTGAGAAAGAGCGACAGCCTCCTAAGCTGTAGGCCGTAGTTCTCCCGCACGCCGGGGGCGGTTTTTCAGCCCGGGATCAATTCCAGGTGAATCCTGCACCCCACTGCGGACGCATAACGCTTGAGGGTGTCCAGGTTCTTGACCTTTCCCGCCTCGATCTTCGCCACGGCGGGCTGGGAGACGCCCATGGCCTCCGCGACCTGCGCCTGCGTCTTTCCCGCGCGGGTCCGGGCGGCGACGGCCTGGGAAATGAGCGCGAACTCGTCGCCGAGGGCGTCGTATTCCTTGCGGAATTCCGGATCGTCCATGAGCTTCCCACGGGTCCGGGAGAAGGGGATCATCGTCTTCATTTCAATTCCTCCCATCGGCTCCACGCCAGTTGAAGCCTGATCGTGGACACCACCCGCCTGGACCCGGAAGAGGTCTTCGAACACATCCTGGAAACGATCATCACGAAGGCGGGATATTGAATTAGTGGTGTTTTTTTAATGAGTGACGGGCAGCATAATAGTATTATATATTAATAAGCTACCGGGTGTATCTTTGAGACATAATAGAATCTGGTTTTAGATTTTTGCAATAAACATCAATGCGTTTACGTATTATATATGTTATTATACTTGCAGAGATTAAGGTGATCATATGACCTATCTCTAGGTTTACTATTTCAGTTAGTATGATAGTTGATATTGTGTATGGGTTATGCGCAGCGTCAAGGATTTTTTTTACAGTACTGTCATCAAGACATATTTTTGCCCAAATACGTCTTGAGATTCCAGAAAAAATTCTCTTTCCAAGGCAAATAAAATCTTGTGCTCCAGGCGCTGGAGGTAGCATGTATCTTTCATTGTGTGTTAGTTGATTTTTTGCCATTGTATGAATGCGCTGCATAAATTCAATAGAGTGCGCTGGAATTGATTTTCCAATATTTTCAAAAAGTTGTTCGTCGCTTGTGTTCGCCATACAGTTTTGTTGAACTTCATTAATGATATCATCAGCATTAAAATTGAAAGCTTTAGACCCGAGAGACGCTAGAAGGGACTCTTCCTCAAATCGTTCTGATATCCTTTTTATGAATTGGCGTCTTCTGTCAATATTAGTGATAGCTTTTGAAAGAAGAGCAGCCCTTAAGTGCTCTTCGGCGGCGTTCAATTCAGATAGGTGCAATTTTGCTATTGATAATAAGATACTGGACTCTTGAAATAGACGTGTATTTGAATCAGTATTTCGAATGATTGCGGTTAAAAATTTATCAGCGCTGCGATAGTCTTTTTTAAAGATTAATAGCTCGCAGTGATATAAAAGGACTTCATAGTATTTTGTATGGTGCCCAGTTGGCAGTAGCAAATTTTTCAAATCGAACATTATTGTTTTGCTACTATCTGTGTCACCTTGAATACAAGCGTCAAAAAGCTGCTGCCGCAGAACGCCAAACCTATTTTTTTGGGATTCAGTTAGTGATGGTGGACGTTTCATTGTTATCCTCGGAGGTTATTTTTTGCTATATATCATAACGAGTAACGTTTGCCAAGAATATGAAGAAAGACAAGGGCTGAAGCGAAAGCTTCAGCCCTTGTCTTTCTTTTTTACCTTTCCGTCTGGTCCAGGGCGAAGCCCTGGCGCGGGTCCAGGGGCGCGGAGCCCCTGGGCTATGTTCTTCGTTCTTCCCCCTACACGAACAGTTCCGGCTCCTTGCGGTCCATGAACTTGGTCTCCAGCAGGGTGGCGAAGCCCAGGAGCTTTTCGTCGTCGAAGTACTTGGCTCCCGCCGGGCAGTGCTTGACGCAGGCCATGCAGCGCAGGCAGCCGTCGCCCGCCTCGCGCGGGTTGTCGAAGCTGATGACGCCCGCCGGGCAGCCCTCGGCGCAGGTCATGCATTCGGTGCAGTCGTCCGTGGTCTTGGGCTTCACCACCAGCCCGGGCCAGCGGTCCCGGTAGGGCCGATCGCCGCTGATCGCGACCTCGGCCGGTGCGCCTGTGGCGATTTTGGC from the Desulfovibrio aminophilus DSM 12254 genome contains:
- a CDS encoding DMT family transporter; the protein is MTTELDICSLGRQGIKSNPSHGEMTLASNSWAALAKLVLAMLIWASSFVALKYALKGFHPMAVVFGRMVVAGLCFLPLLKGWRGNVRYLPGDWKWLFLMALLQPCICFVCETLALTYTSASQAGMIFSTQPLMVAGAAVLLLKEKITSRAAFGFALAIAGAIWLSLAGAATESAPAPAFGNLLEFLAVASVAGYTVLFKRLCLRYPPLVLTAMQAYIGIAFFLPLAIAFPSTVSPDVPLMTPALAIIYLGVFVTLVGYSLYNMAVSRIPASRAAAFTNLIPVFAVLMGQFVLGETLTPTQYLAAALTLSGVILSQT
- a CDS encoding universal stress protein, giving the protein MASIKKILCAVDFSEHSPMVADYAKTMAKALDASVICLYVAPSLSQYVGFHVPPSSIENFVGEIVSGADTTMSAFLAENFAGVPVEGRVVTGYAAEEVLNLAEEHGVDCIIMGTHGRRGIDRILFGSVAEKVVKSAKCPVLTIRPKVGAAA
- the hisC gene encoding histidinol-phosphate transaminase encodes the protein MSTRRLRPEIQDFKPYVPGLSIDEIKARYGLTRVVKLASNENPLGTSPLARKAAERAAALGFRYPQNHNPALVAAIAARLGAPVESVVAGHGSDEMIDLLLRVVGRDGDHVLCWSHAFSMYRLTAKLCGLECREVPRDPDAPLPLEALARAADEKTAVVFVTSPDNPTGRAARLDELRALADRLPEDTILAVDEAYVDFARPLEEHSGLPLALERDNVIALRTFSKAYGLAGFRLGFGVMPPWLAQAMTRARIPFTIGVLDEAAGIAGLTDDAFLAATLETVHTGIDRLAAGLTELGCAVGPSQANFLMFTPPRPGQDVFQGLLERGVIVRPLASFGLPERIRVSVGTEEENEIFLRELAGVLHG
- the cmk gene encoding (d)CMP kinase; protein product: MAEPVIVTLDGPAGVGKSTLAKMLAGRLGLAYLDTGAMFRAVGFLLGPGSWDWPEERLAARLEGFRFGLEGAGARTRLTVDGRALGPEIRTEDVGMWASNVAKLPVVRAFLKKAQQDLARGTSLVAEGRDMGSVVFPAARHKFFLDADPAERARRRFLQLQELGRPADLAELTAQIEARDRQDRTRAEAPLKPAPDALIVDTTDLDLEEVFEHILEAIITKAD
- a CDS encoding helix-turn-helix transcriptional regulator — translated: MKTMIPFSRTRGKLMDDPEFRKEYDALGDEFALISQAVAARTRAGKTQAQVAEAMGVSQPAVAKIEAGKVKNLDTLKRYASAVGCRIHLELIPG